From Levilactobacillus zymae, a single genomic window includes:
- the dnaJ gene encoding molecular chaperone DnaJ — protein MAQKDLYGVLGVSKDASQDEIKKAYRKLSKKYHPDLNKAPDAAEKFKEVQDAYDVLGDKQKRQNYDQYGSADGAQGGFGGFGGGQAGGFGGGGFGGGGFDDIFNQFFGGGGQRNPNAPRPGRDLQYQMNLTFEEAIFGKKTKITYTREAQCHTCGGNGAKPGTSPVTCHQCGGSGYVTTVTNTPLGRMQSQQPCPVCHGTGQEIKEKCPTCGGSGHEEQRHEVEVTIPAGVDDGQQMRLQGQGESGTNGGSYGDLFIIFQVTPSKDFRRDGTEIYFDQPISFIQAALGDDVQVKTVHGDVKLKIPAGTQGGTTFRLRGKGAPRLRGNGNGDEHVTVKVVTPKNLNKGQRDALRAFAKASGENVSGTGKGNLFDKMRDKFNE, from the coding sequence ATGGCGCAAAAGGACTTATATGGTGTACTTGGTGTCTCTAAGGACGCCAGTCAAGACGAAATCAAGAAGGCCTACCGGAAATTATCCAAGAAGTATCACCCAGACCTTAATAAGGCCCCTGATGCGGCGGAAAAGTTCAAGGAAGTCCAGGATGCTTACGACGTCTTGGGCGATAAACAGAAACGGCAAAACTACGACCAATACGGGTCGGCAGACGGTGCGCAAGGCGGCTTCGGCGGCTTTGGTGGCGGCCAAGCTGGCGGTTTTGGTGGTGGCGGCTTCGGCGGTGGCGGTTTCGACGACATCTTCAACCAATTCTTTGGTGGGGGCGGTCAACGGAACCCGAACGCGCCACGGCCGGGTCGGGACCTGCAGTACCAGATGAACTTGACCTTTGAAGAAGCCATCTTTGGTAAGAAAACTAAGATCACCTACACCCGTGAGGCACAGTGTCACACCTGTGGGGGGAACGGGGCCAAACCCGGCACCTCACCGGTCACCTGTCACCAATGTGGCGGCTCCGGTTACGTGACCACGGTCACCAACACGCCGCTGGGCCGGATGCAAAGTCAGCAACCTTGCCCGGTTTGTCACGGAACGGGTCAAGAAATCAAGGAAAAGTGCCCAACCTGTGGTGGTTCTGGTCACGAAGAACAACGGCACGAAGTGGAGGTCACCATTCCCGCTGGGGTGGATGACGGCCAACAAATGCGGTTGCAGGGTCAAGGTGAATCCGGCACTAATGGTGGTAGCTACGGGGATCTCTTTATTATTTTCCAAGTGACGCCTAGCAAGGACTTCCGGCGCGATGGCACCGAAATTTACTTTGACCAACCGATTTCGTTCATCCAGGCGGCCCTGGGTGACGATGTCCAGGTCAAGACCGTTCACGGTGACGTTAAGTTGAAGATCCCTGCCGGCACGCAGGGTGGCACCACGTTCCGGTTACGGGGCAAGGGTGCCCCACGGTTGCGCGGCAACGGCAACGGTGACGAGCACGTCACCGTGAAGGTTGTGACCCCGAAGAACCTGAATAAGGGTCAACGGGACGCCTTACGGGCCTTTGCCAAGGCCAGTGGCGAGAACGTTTCCGGGACCGGCAAGGGGAACTTGTTCGACAAAATGCGCGATAAATTCAATGAATAA
- a CDS encoding teichoic acid D-Ala incorporation-associated protein DltX gives MRTKWLAIWHQPVVAFIGWTVFYFAILMALVYLYGYSGLNSTTFIYNEF, from the coding sequence ATGCGCACAAAGTGGCTGGCAATTTGGCATCAGCCAGTGGTCGCCTTCATTGGCTGGACCGTTTTCTACTTTGCGATTTTAATGGCGTTGGTTTATTTGTACGGCTATAGTGGCCTGAACAGTACGACGTTTATCTATAATGAGTTTTAA
- the dltA gene encoding D-alanine--poly(phosphoribitol) ligase subunit DltA — protein sequence MIENMITTIDRIATQDPDRLVYDDLGHTNTYGELKQYSDALAAHLDAMQLPREAPILVYGDQTFNMMATFLGIVKSGHAYAPIDTHSPLERITTINDIAHPAAAIAVAALPTDLPGTAVITPENLQTIFEKPVTDYRVDHAVSGDETYYIIFTSGTTGKPKGVQISHTNLLSYVNWMLSDDFDLPQQPRTLSQAPYSFDLSVMDWGPTLAGGGTLVALPKQVTDNFKVLFETLPQMKLNVWVSTPSFMDICLLEPTFDAAHYPDLQRFLFCGEELTHATAQTLHQRFPQARIFNTYGPTETTVAVTQVEITDQILADYPRLPIEYAKDDTTITVVDDQLNEVPAGTEGEILISGPSMSKGYLNNPEKTAKAFITWHGQQVYRAGDLGVQLDNGLIMYRGRTDFQIKLHGYRIELEEVNHYLSQEEHIQVGVAVPKYNRDHKVSQLVAWVVPAAQELSGLALTKAIKENLQGGDMMEYMIPQRFVYKESLPMTPNGKVDIKSIIAEVNQ from the coding sequence TTGATTGAGAACATGATCACGACAATCGACCGAATAGCAACACAAGATCCAGATCGACTGGTTTACGATGATTTGGGTCACACGAACACGTACGGGGAATTGAAACAGTATTCCGATGCTTTGGCGGCACACTTAGACGCCATGCAACTGCCACGTGAAGCCCCCATTTTAGTCTACGGGGACCAAACGTTTAACATGATGGCAACGTTTCTGGGCATCGTCAAGAGTGGGCACGCCTATGCACCGATTGATACGCACTCACCACTAGAACGGATTACCACGATTAACGATATTGCTCATCCGGCAGCGGCCATCGCGGTGGCCGCCTTACCGACCGACCTACCAGGGACGGCGGTCATCACACCAGAAAACTTACAAACGATTTTTGAAAAGCCGGTGACGGACTACCGGGTGGATCACGCGGTCAGTGGGGATGAAACCTACTACATCATCTTCACGTCCGGAACCACGGGGAAACCCAAAGGGGTCCAAATTTCACACACTAACCTGTTAAGCTACGTGAACTGGATGTTAAGTGACGATTTCGACCTGCCACAGCAACCACGAACACTTTCACAAGCGCCATATTCATTCGACCTGTCCGTCATGGATTGGGGGCCGACCTTAGCCGGCGGTGGGACGTTGGTGGCGTTGCCTAAGCAGGTAACCGATAATTTCAAAGTCCTGTTTGAGACCTTGCCACAGATGAAGTTGAACGTTTGGGTTTCTACCCCTTCGTTCATGGATATCTGCCTATTGGAGCCGACGTTTGACGCCGCACACTATCCGGACCTGCAACGGTTCCTGTTCTGTGGTGAAGAGTTAACTCACGCCACGGCGCAGACCCTGCATCAACGGTTCCCGCAAGCCCGGATTTTCAACACTTACGGGCCAACGGAAACCACGGTGGCGGTCACCCAAGTTGAAATTACGGATCAAATCCTTGCCGATTATCCCCGGTTACCGATTGAGTACGCCAAGGACGACACGACCATCACGGTGGTGGACGATCAACTTAACGAGGTACCGGCTGGCACCGAAGGAGAAATCCTAATCAGTGGGCCGTCAATGTCTAAGGGTTACCTGAATAACCCCGAAAAAACGGCCAAGGCATTTATCACTTGGCACGGCCAACAAGTTTACCGTGCGGGTGACTTAGGGGTGCAACTAGACAACGGTTTGATTATGTACCGTGGGCGAACGGACTTTCAAATCAAGCTCCACGGCTACCGGATCGAATTGGAAGAGGTGAACCACTACCTGTCCCAAGAAGAGCACATTCAGGTGGGGGTTGCGGTACCCAAATATAACCGTGACCACAAGGTTAGCCAACTAGTGGCGTGGGTCGTTCCGGCCGCTCAAGAACTGAGCGGTTTGGCACTGACCAAGGCCATTAAAGAAAATCTGCAGGGTGGCGATATGATGGAATACATGATTCCACAACGGTTCGTCTACAAGGAAAGCTTACCGATGACCCCCAACGGCAAGGTTGACATTAAATCTATTATTGCCGAGGTTAATCAGTAA